In the genome of Hyphobacterium sp. CCMP332, one region contains:
- a CDS encoding T9SS type A sorting domain-containing protein — MKLRLKNILEAVIITVFFNNQLFSQTDPGLKVYQFEERNLEGNCVKLYNNAELIIGGRIDDNVLIMRTDLDGNILWKHEYDITNFEDRVTDLVIEGSTLFVIGQNQTLPGFNNDRIGFVLCIDLANNNNLNWVYETDRNDPDIRFRGAAFDAVQNVLRVVGSHIGVFNSNALMIELDPLNGTQVYERIFDNAQYQNGSDDFISILYKQGLNSSFTFGRSMIAGGSGASRATSLVHNHTQNIFTDGTTYFENWLDGHRMYGSDLDYGVDSATSGDVLSAVAIGDDNNDNVYESYVAVIADGSIQGHIPGAIMGTSYMYDISHSQGSDLRFQEIIHDTPFPNNISYYILATVRNLNGDVDLALIALDDQLSNSNLWAYRYNVGLDENFSMNYNSQLAYDASSNIVYFTGKTNAYDDDNLRTDLLLYKIDGANGKAGYLCGEKIDLLETIHTIFNPINFNDNEPTIGLDVSFFDQNVQDPQILDKCQCYSYGDFSPFKRAYTVETQEEGIDEEVEKPIDLASMNVYPNPSNNNITISLSNKEAKISELRLMDFFGTSFITDQNLAGDHMIDISRLRNGVYFLNVIDDNGNRYLKQIIKN, encoded by the coding sequence ATGAAACTCAGGCTAAAAAATATTTTAGAGGCCGTAATTATTACGGTATTTTTTAATAACCAATTATTTTCACAAACTGATCCAGGCTTAAAAGTTTACCAATTTGAAGAAAGAAATCTTGAAGGAAATTGTGTTAAACTTTATAATAATGCGGAACTCATAATTGGAGGGAGAATTGATGATAATGTGCTGATAATGAGAACTGACCTCGATGGTAATATTTTATGGAAACACGAATATGATATTACAAATTTTGAGGATCGGGTTACCGACTTAGTTATTGAGGGATCGACTTTATTTGTAATTGGTCAAAATCAAACACTTCCTGGATTTAATAATGATAGGATTGGATTTGTACTGTGCATTGATCTTGCCAACAATAACAATTTAAACTGGGTATATGAAACAGATCGAAACGACCCAGATATTAGATTCCGTGGTGCGGCATTCGATGCAGTTCAAAATGTCCTTCGAGTAGTTGGAAGTCATATTGGTGTATTCAATTCAAATGCTTTAATGATTGAGCTGGATCCACTAAATGGCACTCAAGTGTATGAACGTATTTTTGATAATGCTCAATATCAAAACGGTTCTGATGATTTTATAAGTATTCTATATAAACAGGGCCTAAATTCGTCATTTACGTTTGGAAGATCTATGATTGCCGGAGGTAGTGGTGCAAGTAGAGCTACTTCCCTCGTACACAATCATACTCAAAATATTTTCACTGATGGTACCACTTATTTTGAAAATTGGTTAGATGGTCATAGGATGTATGGAAGTGATTTAGATTATGGAGTTGATTCTGCCACCTCCGGAGATGTATTGTCTGCCGTAGCAATTGGGGATGATAACAATGATAACGTTTATGAAAGTTATGTGGCTGTTATTGCCGACGGAAGTATTCAAGGTCATATACCAGGAGCGATAATGGGAACTTCTTATATGTATGACATAAGTCATAGTCAAGGATCTGATTTAAGATTTCAAGAAATTATTCATGATACACCTTTCCCAAATAATATTTCTTATTACATATTAGCAACAGTGCGTAATCTTAATGGCGATGTAGATCTTGCACTAATAGCCTTAGATGATCAACTAAGCAATTCAAATTTATGGGCTTACAGATATAATGTTGGACTTGATGAAAATTTTTCTATGAATTATAATTCTCAATTAGCCTATGACGCTAGTTCCAATATTGTCTACTTTACGGGTAAGACCAATGCATACGATGATGATAATTTAAGAACAGATTTGCTTCTATACAAAATTGATGGAGCAAATGGCAAGGCAGGTTACTTGTGTGGTGAAAAAATTGACTTATTAGAAACTATTCATACTATTTTTAATCCTATAAATTTCAATGATAATGAACCAACTATTGGATTAGATGTTAGCTTTTTTGACCAAAATGTACAAGATCCTCAAATTTTAGATAAATGTCAATGCTATAGTTACGGTGACTTCTCTCCATTTAAACGAGCTTATACTGTAGAGACACAGGAAGAAGGAATTGATGAAGAAGTAGAAAAACCTATTGATTTGGCTTCAATGAATGTTTATCCTAACCCAAGTAATAATAATATAACGATTTCCTTGTCAAATAAAGAGGCAAAAATTAGTGAATTAAGACTGATGGACTTTTTCGGAACTAGCTTTATAACAGATCAAAATTTAGCTGGCGACCATATGATTGATATTAGTAGATTAAGGAATGGTGTCTATTTCTTGAATGTAATAGATGACAATGGAAATAGATACTTGAAGCAAATAATTAAAAATTAA
- a CDS encoding class I SAM-dependent methyltransferase, with product MEKAYYKQYYDFERNHWWFLARAKILEAYVSNFSKSKLKILDAGTGTGANSIWLSNYGEVVSMEFDKDCIDYSSQKNGLDYINGSLLELPFTNDSFDLICAFDVIEHIEDHHLAVSEMIRVCKPGGKILITVPAFMHLWSEHDEINHHFRRYTRNELSILFDREEGELQNCSYFNFYLYPLVLMARFANKLLSPFQKSDGHKSDFEKFKPGLLNDTLKQIFLLERNRIASKKKYPFGVSLILEWQKDKPAL from the coding sequence TTGGAAAAAGCTTATTATAAACAGTATTACGATTTTGAAAGAAATCATTGGTGGTTTCTCGCCAGGGCAAAGATTTTAGAAGCTTATGTAAGCAATTTTAGCAAATCAAAACTTAAAATTCTGGATGCCGGAACGGGTACCGGCGCCAATTCCATTTGGCTTTCAAATTATGGAGAAGTTGTTTCCATGGAATTTGATAAGGATTGCATAGATTATTCAAGTCAAAAAAATGGATTGGATTATATCAATGGTTCACTGCTTGAATTGCCATTTACGAATGACAGTTTTGACCTCATTTGCGCTTTTGATGTTATCGAACATATTGAAGATCACCATTTGGCTGTATCTGAAATGATCCGCGTATGCAAACCCGGAGGTAAAATTTTGATTACGGTTCCGGCTTTTATGCATTTATGGTCTGAACACGATGAAATAAATCATCATTTTCGAAGATATACCAGGAATGAACTAAGCATTTTGTTTGATCGGGAAGAAGGGGAACTTCAAAACTGCAGTTATTTCAATTTTTATCTCTATCCTTTGGTTTTAATGGCCCGTTTCGCCAATAAACTCTTATCTCCTTTCCAAAAATCAGATGGGCATAAATCCGATTTTGAAAAATTTAAACCGGGACTTTTAAATGATACGCTAAAGCAGATATTTTTATTGGAGCGAAATAGAATTGCATCCAAAAAGAAATACCCTTTTGGAGTATCCTTGATTCTGGAATGGCAAAAAGACAAGCCGGCCCTTTGA
- a CDS encoding glycosyltransferase family 4 protein, which yields MAKRQAGPLSNIKKISILSQYFHPEMGAPPNRLLETMRGFKNRGYEVSVVTGMPNYPKGIVFEDYRSKRFIQEELEGCTVFRYNFYTSNSKRAIPRIWSMITFSLNTLRSYNKLRKIKPDVVFVESPPLLLGFTGWILSRRLKAKFLFNISDIWPLSAKEMGAINDGYLYKFLEGIESFLYQRSDLISGQSQEIIDHIRSKTKTKAILFRNGVDINRFKNHSVIVHSGEKQKIVYAGLLGFAQGIVDICKKVDFNALNCEFHIYGDGGERQELLELIEAKPDSAIHYHGTVSRDEIPQIISQYDTYLVPLARAIYGAVPSKIYEAMASGKAILFFGEGEGAAIVEKYKLGYCAKTGDFETLKKNIALLNNSEQRKIFENNALQTAKLEFDRNVIIDNFISKMENEFKFE from the coding sequence ATGGCAAAAAGACAAGCCGGCCCTTTGAGTAACATAAAAAAGATCAGCATTCTCAGCCAGTATTTTCATCCTGAAATGGGAGCACCTCCCAACAGGTTGCTGGAAACTATGCGAGGTTTTAAAAATAGAGGCTATGAAGTTTCTGTGGTAACGGGAATGCCCAATTACCCCAAAGGCATAGTCTTTGAAGATTATCGATCTAAACGATTTATTCAAGAAGAACTGGAAGGGTGCACAGTTTTCAGATATAATTTTTACACATCAAATTCTAAAAGAGCAATTCCGAGGATTTGGTCGATGATTACTTTTTCTTTAAATACTCTCCGCTCTTATAACAAACTGCGAAAAATTAAACCCGATGTCGTATTCGTTGAAAGTCCGCCTTTACTTTTAGGTTTTACAGGTTGGATTCTATCGCGAAGGTTAAAGGCCAAATTTCTATTCAATATTTCTGACATCTGGCCACTCAGCGCCAAAGAAATGGGGGCAATCAATGATGGGTATTTATACAAATTTTTGGAAGGCATCGAAAGCTTTCTTTATCAGCGATCCGATTTGATTTCGGGCCAGTCACAAGAAATTATTGATCATATTCGATCAAAAACCAAAACAAAAGCAATTTTGTTTCGAAATGGAGTGGATATAAATAGATTTAAAAATCACAGCGTAATTGTGCATAGCGGTGAAAAACAAAAAATTGTTTATGCCGGATTGCTGGGCTTTGCACAAGGAATAGTGGATATCTGCAAAAAAGTTGACTTTAATGCGCTAAACTGTGAATTTCATATTTACGGTGATGGCGGGGAAAGACAGGAATTGCTGGAACTTATTGAAGCAAAGCCGGATAGCGCAATTCATTATCACGGTACGGTTAGCAGGGATGAAATACCTCAAATTATTTCGCAGTACGATACCTATTTGGTGCCATTGGCAAGAGCCATTTACGGGGCCGTGCCATCAAAGATTTACGAAGCCATGGCCTCTGGAAAAGCAATATTGTTTTTTGGTGAAGGAGAGGGTGCCGCCATTGTTGAAAAATACAAATTGGGCTATTGCGCTAAAACGGGTGATTTTGAAACGCTGAAGAAAAACATTGCCTTGCTCAATAATTCCGAACAGCGAAAAATATTCGAAAACAACGCACTGCAGACTGCGAAGTTGGAATTTGACAGAAATGTGATCATCGATAATTTTATCTCCAAGATGGAAAATGAATTTAAGTTCGAGTAA
- a CDS encoding sugar transferase, which yields MKRFLDLIVSFLGLLILSPILLIIAILIVIDSGFPVFFKQQRVGKGNSDFGMLKFRSMHKDADKKGLLITVGGRDSRITRVGYYLRKYKLDEFPQLFNVLKGEMSLVGPRPEVRKYVEHYSEEQMKVFSIKPGITDYASIQFRNENELLAGQDNPEEFYIKEIMPVKLSFNLEYLRKRTFWGDIAILFQTVLSIFR from the coding sequence TTGAAGCGATTTTTAGACCTCATTGTTTCTTTTCTTGGCTTATTAATTCTCTCGCCTATTCTCCTAATCATTGCGATTTTAATTGTTATCGATTCAGGTTTTCCGGTTTTTTTTAAACAGCAAAGAGTAGGTAAGGGAAATAGTGATTTTGGTATGTTAAAATTCAGGAGCATGCATAAGGATGCCGACAAAAAAGGCTTGCTCATCACGGTGGGCGGTCGCGACTCCCGAATTACCAGAGTAGGCTATTATTTGAGAAAATATAAACTCGATGAATTCCCGCAACTTTTTAATGTATTAAAAGGCGAAATGAGTCTTGTTGGCCCCAGGCCTGAGGTAAGAAAATACGTTGAGCATTATTCCGAGGAACAAATGAAAGTATTTAGCATTAAACCGGGCATTACGGATTATGCTTCCATTCAGTTTAGAAATGAAAATGAACTGTTGGCAGGCCAGGACAATCCTGAGGAATTCTATATTAAGGAAATTATGCCGGTCAAACTGAGTTTTAATCTGGAGTATTTAAGGAAGAGAACTTTTTGGGGAGATATAGCTATTCTGTTTCAAACCGTTTTGAGCATTTTCAGATAA
- a CDS encoding GNAT family N-acetyltransferase, giving the protein MNLSSSNYSDLARLSECHQSAFPKSLSSRMGKNYLCKMLEWYIVSPKAFIFHLVVDNEVVGYCGGLVVDGELATGSASAMTQYSFNSAVKSILMRPWLLFHGELLKKYSFVLRNLLYRFKKPEISEAEKSEKKLDPYTGLVVIGVNQKFHGIGYGSFLLQEFEKRTKNIGLNKMLLTVKSDNDKAIKSYLRNGWEKAKLDSGSLQMVKYI; this is encoded by the coding sequence ATGAATTTAAGTTCGAGTAATTATTCTGATCTGGCCAGACTATCAGAATGTCATCAATCGGCATTCCCAAAATCGCTTTCATCGCGAATGGGCAAAAACTATTTATGCAAAATGCTCGAGTGGTACATTGTTTCGCCCAAGGCATTTATTTTTCATTTGGTGGTAGATAATGAAGTAGTTGGCTATTGTGGAGGCCTTGTTGTTGATGGTGAGCTCGCAACGGGTTCAGCTTCTGCCATGACTCAATACAGTTTTAATTCGGCAGTTAAATCAATTCTTATGAGACCATGGCTCTTATTTCATGGTGAATTGCTGAAAAAGTACAGCTTTGTATTGAGAAATTTGCTTTACCGTTTTAAGAAACCGGAAATAAGCGAAGCGGAAAAATCAGAAAAAAAGCTGGACCCTTATACAGGCCTTGTGGTCATCGGTGTAAATCAAAAATTTCACGGCATAGGTTATGGTTCATTTCTATTGCAGGAATTTGAAAAAAGGACTAAAAATATTGGCCTTAATAAGATGTTGCTAACTGTAAAATCAGATAATGATAAAGCCATTAAATCTTATTTAAGAAATGGATGGGAAAAGGCTAAATTGGACTCGGGTTCATTGCAAATGGTCAAATATATTTAA
- a CDS encoding SH3 domain-containing protein: MPSEASSIEHADSLFVQKKYTQAFNIYDSLYNDAGYQSEQMLLKMAFIKEGLNDYTNAIYYLNQYYELSYDEKTIDKISDLAEAHKLKGYKYDDLRFFESLFNRYKSEIMWIVLALAMLFASISLIKYFNNKKPSITSLVMVALLVICGLLINLLPDFRQNGILTENALIYSLPSSGSEVLETAEKGRRVRILDEMGVWKVIAYDEKQGYVKSNLVRKF; the protein is encoded by the coding sequence ATGCCCTCAGAGGCATCGTCTATTGAACATGCAGACTCGCTTTTTGTTCAAAAAAAATATACACAAGCTTTTAATATTTACGATTCACTTTACAATGATGCGGGCTATCAGTCCGAACAAATGCTGTTAAAAATGGCATTCATCAAAGAAGGGCTAAATGATTATACCAATGCCATTTATTATCTCAACCAATATTATGAGCTGAGCTACGATGAAAAAACCATCGACAAGATCTCCGATCTGGCAGAGGCGCATAAATTAAAAGGCTATAAATACGATGACCTGCGATTTTTTGAGTCGCTCTTTAATCGCTACAAATCCGAAATCATGTGGATTGTATTGGCTTTGGCCATGCTCTTTGCTTCGATTTCCCTCATCAAATACTTCAATAATAAAAAACCTTCCATTACATCCTTGGTAATGGTGGCTTTGTTGGTAATTTGTGGTTTATTAATTAACCTTCTTCCGGATTTCCGGCAAAATGGAATACTTACTGAAAATGCTTTGATTTATTCGCTGCCGAGTTCAGGAAGCGAAGTGCTGGAAACAGCTGAAAAGGGAAGGCGTGTAAGAATACTCGATGAAATGGGGGTATGGAAGGTTATTGCCTATGATGAAAAGCAAGGCTATGTGAAATCAAATCTGGTAAGAAAATTCTGA
- a CDS encoding SDR family oxidoreductase yields the protein MSENGNPVVIITGASSGIGKGCAEVFGKNGYSVFITGRNPEKLEEAIADLIAKDISANGLACDVSQFEDNEKMFEACMKVFGRIDGLINNAGISMRALFSKTEVEVIERLMQINFFGTVYATKVCIDEIIKNDGFVVGVSSIAGYRGLPGRTGYSASKFAMQGFLESLRTELYKSKVHVLIACPGYTESNIRNTALNSEGKQQGETPFDESKLMSAETVAKHILKAIIKKKKYLTLTAQGKLTVFMNKWFPGFMDKLVYNAIAKEKDSPFK from the coding sequence ATGTCAGAAAATGGAAATCCTGTTGTCATTATAACTGGTGCTTCTTCGGGAATAGGGAAGGGTTGTGCGGAGGTATTTGGTAAAAACGGATACTCTGTATTTATCACGGGTAGAAATCCTGAAAAACTGGAGGAAGCGATTGCTGATTTGATCGCTAAAGATATTTCAGCAAATGGACTTGCTTGTGACGTCAGCCAATTTGAAGATAATGAAAAGATGTTTGAGGCCTGCATGAAGGTTTTTGGAAGAATAGATGGCCTAATTAATAATGCCGGAATAAGCATGAGAGCATTGTTTTCCAAAACCGAAGTGGAAGTCATTGAAAGACTTATGCAGATCAACTTTTTTGGAACGGTTTACGCGACCAAAGTCTGTATCGATGAAATAATAAAAAACGATGGATTTGTCGTCGGGGTATCTTCTATTGCGGGTTATAGAGGCTTGCCCGGCAGAACCGGCTATTCGGCTTCCAAATTTGCCATGCAGGGATTTTTGGAGTCGCTGAGAACCGAGTTGTACAAAAGCAAAGTTCATGTTTTAATTGCCTGTCCGGGCTATACTGAGTCGAACATAAGAAATACGGCCTTAAACTCAGAAGGCAAACAGCAAGGTGAAACACCCTTTGATGAATCCAAATTGATGTCGGCCGAAACCGTGGCAAAACATATTTTAAAAGCCATTATAAAGAAAAAGAAATACCTTACCCTGACCGCGCAGGGCAAATTAACCGTTTTTATGAACAAGTGGTTTCCAGGATTTATGGATAAGCTTGTTTACAATGCCATAGCCAAGGAAAAAGATTCCCCTTTCAAGTGA
- a CDS encoding DegT/DnrJ/EryC1/StrS family aminotransferase — MKISFSPPYIDSDVIESVLESLNSGWITTGPKVKALEELMAEYVGTKYALCVNSWTSGALLACNWFDLKKGDEVIIPAYTYAATALAVLHAGAKPVMIDVGEDFMMNPDLLYSKIHAKTKIIMPVDFGGGLADYYSINKVAESTADQFVPDGERQEKLNRIMVLADAAHSIGAKQGDMFSGKLCDLSVFSFHAVKNVTTAEGGAITLNLPKNFDEAEEYKWLKLMSLNGQTKDAFTKVQAGGWKYDIVMKGLKINMPDIAAAIGLVQLRKYESLHKERKRVFDAYIEQLKIYDWAILPEIKKDTRPSYHLFPLRIRNITEEKRDKIISILAEKGISVNVHFNPLPNLTYFKKLGYDISNYPVAQKLYRSEISLPIYPQLKNVEVEYLVSELLNAYQKVI, encoded by the coding sequence ATGAAAATTTCTTTTTCCCCACCTTATATAGATTCAGATGTCATTGAGAGTGTACTGGAGAGTTTAAACTCGGGCTGGATCACCACAGGGCCAAAAGTAAAGGCCCTGGAAGAACTAATGGCGGAATATGTGGGCACAAAATACGCCCTTTGTGTTAACTCCTGGACTTCGGGAGCGCTATTGGCCTGTAACTGGTTTGATCTCAAAAAAGGCGATGAAGTGATCATTCCGGCTTACACTTATGCAGCTACGGCCCTGGCCGTGCTACATGCCGGAGCCAAACCCGTAATGATCGACGTGGGTGAGGATTTTATGATGAATCCCGATCTGCTTTATTCTAAGATACATGCAAAAACAAAAATTATAATGCCGGTGGATTTCGGCGGAGGGCTGGCTGATTATTATTCAATCAACAAGGTAGCGGAAAGCACTGCAGATCAGTTTGTCCCGGACGGTGAAAGACAGGAAAAATTAAACAGAATTATGGTGCTTGCGGATGCCGCTCATTCTATTGGCGCCAAACAGGGTGATATGTTTTCAGGCAAACTTTGCGACCTTTCCGTATTTTCATTTCACGCTGTAAAAAATGTAACCACAGCAGAGGGAGGAGCAATTACCTTAAATCTTCCCAAAAATTTCGATGAAGCCGAAGAATATAAGTGGCTTAAGCTGATGTCGCTAAACGGTCAGACCAAAGATGCTTTTACAAAGGTACAAGCCGGAGGTTGGAAATACGACATCGTGATGAAAGGCCTTAAAATCAATATGCCGGATATCGCCGCTGCCATTGGCCTGGTTCAATTGAGGAAATACGAGTCACTTCACAAGGAACGCAAAAGGGTTTTTGATGCCTATATTGAACAATTGAAGATATACGACTGGGCGATTTTGCCTGAAATTAAAAAAGACACACGGCCTTCATATCACTTGTTTCCGCTTCGGATAAGAAATATCACTGAAGAGAAACGCGACAAAATCATAAGTATATTGGCCGAGAAGGGCATTTCTGTAAATGTACATTTCAACCCGCTTCCCAACCTGACCTATTTTAAAAAACTGGGTTATGATATTTCCAATTATCCTGTGGCTCAAAAACTCTATCGAAGTGAAATATCACTGCCCATTTACCCACAACTAAAAAATGTTGAAGTGGAATATTTAGTTAGTGAACTGCTAAACGCATATCAAAAAGTTATTTGA